In one Mycoplasmopsis canis PG 14 genomic region, the following are encoded:
- a CDS encoding DnaA ATPase domain-containing protein produces MNSLEDKNKIIDLSIKTSELQRYFMTEITDNMIYKTFFKDVNVIDFNNNEVILTFDYFYDNTEAVYNSLYKEIIDKTISEIFGKDVRYKIIHKDEVKNINNKNLSNEKEINKQVKSFFQNEYSEKFTFDTYLKSEFNKESIEICKSIVNQESDLNILFISGPSGIGKTHLLQAVGNKFDEMGKKSIYITPIIFNKKILGALQDNNTNYISKLLSHLTSVDILLFDDFQIFGEGQKKQTKNFIYQIIDARMQKNKPTIISAEMDLKDLKVYFEDRLYTRLQAGFLTKIKKPEIKEYKDLLDFLLEQNGVNSDIVDQESKDFFVREFSTSIRALLGAVTKVKYYKNDLLKADYVFSVIKNIFKDYFSSFIAPTPEIIVKAVSNYYKVNTREIMGKTRKKEIVIARHIAIILMDNLLNMSSTEIGKYLNKDHTTILNALKKSKNDTPDSSLKLTLDEIKNKLHTGK; encoded by the coding sequence ATGAATAGTTTAGAAGATAAAAACAAAATCATTGATTTGTCAATAAAAACAAGTGAGTTACAAAGGTATTTTATGACAGAAATAACAGATAATATGATTTATAAAACTTTTTTCAAAGATGTTAATGTAATCGATTTCAACAACAATGAAGTTATTTTAACATTTGATTATTTTTATGATAACACTGAAGCTGTTTATAATTCTCTTTATAAAGAAATTATTGATAAAACCATTTCAGAGATTTTTGGTAAAGATGTTAGATATAAAATAATCCATAAAGATGAAGTAAAAAACATAAATAACAAGAATTTAAGCAATGAAAAAGAAATAAATAAGCAAGTTAAATCCTTCTTTCAAAATGAGTATTCAGAAAAATTCACTTTTGATACTTATTTAAAAAGTGAATTTAATAAGGAATCTATCGAAATTTGCAAAAGTATCGTTAATCAAGAAAGCGATTTAAATATATTGTTTATTTCAGGACCTTCAGGTATAGGTAAAACACATTTATTACAGGCTGTTGGTAACAAATTTGATGAAATGGGTAAAAAATCTATTTATATAACCCCAATTATATTTAACAAAAAAATATTAGGCGCACTACAAGATAATAACACAAATTATATTTCTAAGTTATTAAGTCATTTAACCTCTGTAGACATTCTTTTGTTTGATGATTTTCAAATCTTTGGTGAAGGACAAAAAAAACAAACAAAAAACTTTATTTATCAAATCATTGACGCAAGAATGCAAAAAAACAAACCAACTATAATTTCGGCGGAAATGGATCTAAAAGATTTAAAAGTTTATTTTGAAGATAGGCTCTATACAAGACTTCAGGCAGGGTTTTTAACAAAAATAAAAAAACCGGAAATTAAAGAATATAAAGATTTATTGGATTTCTTGCTAGAACAAAACGGAGTGAATTCTGATATTGTTGATCAAGAATCAAAAGATTTTTTTGTTAGGGAGTTTTCAACCTCAATTAGAGCTTTATTAGGCGCTGTTACAAAAGTTAAGTATTATAAAAACGATTTATTAAAAGCTGACTATGTTTTTAGTGTTATAAAAAATATTTTTAAAGATTATTTTTCTTCCTTTATTGCTCCAACCCCAGAAATAATTGTTAAAGCTGTTTCAAATTATTACAAAGTTAATACAAGAGAAATAATGGGTAAAACAAGAAAAAAAGAAATAGTTATAGCAAGACACATTGCAATAATTTTAATGGATAATTTATTAAATATGTCTTCAACTGAAATAGGCAAGTATTTAAACAAAGATCACACAACTATATTGAATGCACTAAAAAAATCCAAGAATGATACACCTGATTCATCTTTAAAATTAACTTTAGATGAAATTAAGAACAAGTTACACACAGGTAAATAG
- a CDS encoding DNA polymerase III subunit beta, which yields MKFTISKNLLENIIEFLSTFVDSNDSYMLFRGIYIELNNEEATFIAGNSSIASKKTIKIDEKEIKLEKTGSLLINTTILKNLVKKFEKEITFIKNENSLEVFENKTRYTLTLLDETKYSHFNFSIPQNKIVIKSKDLNEAINNVYISSNLNHEKSNNIVNNPVTKVINLRSEGNKIRFTSTDTYRLSTHVLNIGQESNLDINIDVKNFKKLYNKDMPSEINLFIENNRIGISYENTIIFTYIVNIKYIDIDRLIKFKNTKNIKIKKEELSKIINKTIFYSSEKIRRLQFSISENEIKTTFEIPEVGISEFITTSLEYSGNSFEIDIDWQFVKEAISAFNTEYIYLHITNNEDRIYIKGEDSDDNIQLLTPIRRY from the coding sequence ATGAAATTTACAATTTCTAAGAATTTATTAGAAAATATAATAGAGTTTTTATCAACGTTTGTTGACTCAAATGATTCATATATGCTTTTTAGAGGTATATATATAGAATTGAATAATGAAGAGGCTACATTTATAGCTGGTAATTCAAGTATAGCTTCCAAAAAAACAATAAAAATAGATGAAAAAGAAATCAAATTAGAAAAAACAGGAAGTTTATTAATAAACACAACAATATTAAAAAACCTTGTTAAAAAGTTTGAAAAAGAAATTACATTTATAAAAAATGAAAACTCTTTAGAAGTATTTGAAAATAAGACAAGGTATACACTAACTTTATTAGACGAAACTAAATATAGTCATTTTAATTTTTCAATACCTCAAAATAAAATTGTGATTAAATCAAAAGACTTAAATGAAGCTATAAATAATGTATATATATCATCAAACTTAAACCATGAAAAATCTAATAATATAGTTAATAACCCAGTTACCAAAGTTATAAACCTTAGATCAGAAGGTAATAAAATAAGATTTACTTCAACTGATACTTATAGATTATCAACACATGTGTTGAATATAGGCCAAGAGTCGAATTTGGATATAAACATCGATGTAAAAAATTTCAAAAAACTTTATAACAAAGATATGCCAAGCGAAATAAATTTATTTATCGAAAATAATAGAATTGGTATAAGTTACGAAAATACAATAATCTTTACTTACATTGTCAATATAAAATATATTGATATAGATAGATTAATAAAATTTAAAAATACAAAAAATATAAAAATAAAAAAAGAAGAGCTTTCTAAAATTATTAATAAAACAATATTTTATAGTTCAGAAAAAATTAGAAGATTACAGTTTTCTATTTCTGAAAATGAAATAAAAACAACTTTTGAAATACCGGAGGTTGGTATTTCTGAATTTATCACAACTTCTCTAGAATATAGCGGAAATTCTTTTGAAATAGATATTGATTGACAATTTGTGAAAGAGGCTATAAGTGCATTCAACACAGAATATATATATTTGCATATAACAAATAATGAAGATAGAATTTATATAAAAGGTGAAGATAGTGATGATAATATTCAACTTCTAACACCTATAAGGAGATATTAA
- a CDS encoding RNA-binding S4 domain-containing protein, producing MELPIKTESIKISQVLKMCNIVETGGQSKMFLENNVVTINGKRTISKSSKARPGDFIWINDKEVIEIVEVY from the coding sequence ATGGAACTACCAATTAAAACAGAATCCATAAAAATCTCTCAGGTTTTAAAAATGTGCAATATCGTAGAAACTGGTGGTCAAAGCAAAATGTTTTTAGAAAACAATGTAGTAACAATAAATGGTAAAAGAACTATTTCGAAAAGTTCGAAAGCAAGACCTGGAGATTTTATTTGGATAAATGATAAAGAAGTTATTGAAATAGTAGAAGTTTATTAA
- the rpsP gene encoding 30S ribosomal protein S16 yields the protein MVKIRLRRMGSKFRPVYKIVAADARAPRDGKFIEALGHYNPNSKELVLNKELVEKWLSQGAKPTDTVANLLKKQK from the coding sequence ATGGTAAAAATTAGATTAAGAAGAATGGGGAGCAAATTTAGACCAGTATACAAAATTGTTGCTGCTGATGCGAGAGCTCCTCGTGACGGAAAATTTATCGAAGCTTTAGGACACTACAACCCTAACTCAAAAGAACTTGTTTTAAATAAAGAACTTGTAGAAAAATGACTTTCACAAGGTGCTAAACCAACTGACACTGTTGCAAATTTATTAAAAAAACAAAAATAG
- the trmD gene encoding tRNA (guanosine(37)-N1)-methyltransferase TrmD produces MKINFLTIFPNYIKPLIEESVINKAISKNIIDIEVIDFRDFSKNKHRKVDDEIYGGGHGLLLQIEPIDLALESLRNRGGYKVLVSPQGKKFDQKIANELSSKEQITFICGRYEGFDERIVDLVDAELSIGDFVLTGGELPAMAMADSIIRLVPGVIKEESHVYDSFQNKGLLDYPQYTRPREYKGMKVPEVLFNGNHKEINEWKTKAQWEKTLKNRPDIIERIKNEK; encoded by the coding sequence ATGAAAATTAATTTCTTAACAATATTCCCTAACTATATAAAACCATTAATCGAAGAAAGTGTAATTAATAAAGCGATATCTAAAAATATAATTGATATTGAAGTTATTGATTTTAGAGATTTTTCTAAAAATAAACACCGCAAAGTTGATGATGAGATATATGGTGGAGGACACGGGTTATTATTACAAATTGAACCTATAGATTTAGCGCTTGAGAGTTTAAGAAATAGAGGAGGATATAAGGTACTTGTTTCCCCTCAAGGAAAGAAATTCGATCAAAAAATTGCTAATGAATTATCTTCTAAAGAACAAATAACATTTATTTGTGGGAGATATGAAGGTTTTGATGAAAGAATAGTTGATCTTGTTGATGCGGAATTATCTATTGGTGATTTTGTATTGACAGGTGGTGAATTGCCTGCTATGGCTATGGCTGATAGTATAATAAGGTTAGTTCCAGGTGTTATTAAAGAGGAATCACATGTATATGATTCATTTCAAAATAAGGGTCTATTAGATTATCCTCAATATACAAGACCAAGAGAATATAAGGGTATGAAAGTACCTGAAGTACTTTTTAACGGTAATCATAAAGAAATTAATGAATGAAAAACGAAAGCGCAATGAGAAAAAACTCTCAAAAATCGCCCAGATATAATTGAAAGGATAAAAAATGAGAAATAA
- the rplS gene encoding 50S ribosomal protein L19: protein MRNKLIELVEKPQLRTDLPEFQTGDNVKVHVRIREGEKERIQVFEGLVISKKESGTRESFTVRKISYGVGVERTFPVNSPLIAHIEVIRSNKVRRKRLFYMRDRKGKSARLKEIKR, encoded by the coding sequence ATGAGAAATAAATTAATAGAATTAGTAGAAAAACCACAATTACGTACAGATTTACCTGAATTTCAAACAGGTGACAACGTTAAAGTTCACGTCCGTATTCGTGAAGGTGAAAAAGAACGTATCCAGGTTTTTGAAGGTTTAGTAATTTCTAAAAAAGAGTCAGGAACAAGAGAAAGTTTTACAGTAAGAAAGATTTCATATGGTGTTGGAGTTGAAAGAACATTTCCTGTTAATTCACCTTTAATTGCACATATAGAAGTAATTCGTTCAAACAAAGTTCGTAGAAAAAGATTATTCTATATGAGAGACCGTAAGGGTAAAAGTGCTCGTCTTAAAGAAATTAAGAGATAA
- the ligA gene encoding NAD-dependent DNA ligase LigA, protein MNETNMIEKQIKELVKKINKWNYEYYQLSEPSVSDNKYDVELRKLEVLEANFPEFIQEDSPTKKVGGNIVKEFKEYQHKKPMLSLAKAYSKEELHKFVTGVSKLINRSFTFSLEPKIDGASISLHYEDGVLIRAVTRGTGLIGSDLTNNIKEIDSIPKIIDYKLPLEVRGEVYLPKSEFNKINEKRIKNNEKPFANPRNAASGTIQQLDNTFVKERKLSSIIYDIVDPETFGVNSQTESILKLKKLGFPTSPYIRESHNFEEIWNNVLEFDKLKNSYDFDCDGFVIKVNQIRLWEDFGKTAKFPKYAIAYKFETEETSSIIKEIIPTVGRTGKISYIAEIEPVELAQTTVKRATLHNYEFIKEMNINIGDEVNLIKSGEIIPKITGLKEKNVDGFFQKTLFCPSCNSELIHLGDLVDQFCVNEDCSEKQIRKLIHFASKKALNIETLAEKNIALFYNNGILSNFQSLYNLQKYREVVLSWEGFKETKIDKILLAIQNSKKTKFLNVLYGIGIKHIGLKVAEIISEKVNNFKELLNIDLNELSDINTIGPSIIEELDTFRVKNKEMLLELDNIFEYENKVYLNEGILKGVSIAITGKLSNPRLYYENLIKENGGVFTDNINKNLTYLVSNEIGSSSKTIKAQKLGVKIINENDLINIIEKG, encoded by the coding sequence ATGAATGAAACAAATATGATCGAGAAACAAATAAAAGAATTGGTTAAGAAAATCAATAAATGAAATTATGAGTATTATCAACTTTCCGAACCTTCCGTTTCTGATAATAAATATGATGTAGAATTAAGAAAATTAGAAGTGCTAGAAGCAAATTTTCCTGAATTTATTCAAGAAGATTCACCTACGAAAAAAGTGGGTGGTAACATTGTTAAAGAATTTAAAGAATACCAACACAAAAAACCTATGCTTTCTTTAGCTAAAGCTTATTCAAAGGAAGAATTACACAAATTTGTAACAGGCGTTTCAAAGCTGATTAATCGCAGTTTTACGTTTAGTTTAGAGCCTAAAATAGATGGTGCTTCTATTTCTTTACACTACGAAGACGGGGTGTTAATAAGAGCAGTTACAAGAGGTACTGGACTTATCGGAAGCGACTTAACAAATAATATAAAAGAAATAGATTCAATTCCTAAAATAATAGATTATAAACTACCATTAGAAGTTAGGGGAGAAGTATATTTACCCAAGTCTGAATTTAATAAAATTAATGAAAAAAGAATAAAAAATAATGAAAAACCTTTTGCAAACCCAAGAAATGCGGCTTCAGGGACTATCCAACAATTAGATAACACTTTCGTAAAAGAAAGAAAACTTTCATCAATTATTTATGATATCGTTGACCCTGAAACATTCGGTGTAAACAGTCAAACAGAGTCAATTTTAAAGTTGAAAAAATTAGGCTTCCCAACAAGCCCTTACATAAGAGAATCGCATAATTTTGAAGAAATATGAAATAATGTTTTGGAATTTGATAAACTAAAAAATTCATATGATTTTGATTGTGATGGTTTTGTTATAAAAGTTAATCAAATTAGATTGTGAGAAGATTTCGGGAAAACAGCGAAATTTCCTAAATATGCAATTGCATATAAATTCGAAACAGAGGAAACTAGTTCTATTATAAAAGAAATAATACCTACAGTAGGAAGAACAGGTAAAATTAGTTACATTGCTGAAATAGAACCTGTTGAATTAGCTCAAACAACAGTCAAAAGAGCCACACTTCATAATTACGAATTTATTAAAGAAATGAATATAAATATAGGCGATGAAGTAAACTTAATTAAATCCGGTGAAATAATACCTAAAATAACAGGTTTAAAAGAGAAAAATGTTGATGGATTTTTTCAAAAAACATTATTTTGCCCTAGTTGCAATAGTGAATTAATTCATTTGGGTGATCTTGTTGATCAATTTTGTGTAAATGAAGACTGTTCTGAAAAACAAATAAGAAAATTAATTCATTTTGCAAGTAAAAAAGCATTAAATATTGAAACGCTTGCTGAAAAAAATATTGCTTTATTTTACAACAATGGAATACTAAGCAATTTTCAAAGTTTATATAATTTACAAAAATACAGGGAAGTAGTATTATCTTGAGAGGGTTTTAAAGAAACTAAAATAGATAAAATACTTCTAGCTATTCAAAACAGTAAAAAAACTAAATTTTTAAATGTTCTTTATGGGATAGGAATAAAACATATTGGTTTAAAAGTAGCTGAAATAATTTCTGAAAAAGTGAATAATTTTAAAGAACTTTTAAATATTGATCTAAATGAATTAAGTGATATAAACACCATTGGTCCTTCAATTATTGAAGAATTGGATACTTTCAGAGTAAAAAACAAAGAGATGTTATTAGAATTGGATAATATATTTGAATACGAAAATAAAGTATATTTAAATGAAGGTATATTAAAAGGTGTTTCTATTGCTATAACAGGCAAATTGAGCAACCCTAGATTATATTATGAAAATTTAATAAAGGAAAATGGCGGGGTTTTTACTGATAATATAAACAAGAATTTAACTTATTTAGTAAGTAACGAAATAGGTAGCAGTTCAAAGACTATTAAGGCTCAAAAATTAGGGGTAAAAATCATAAATGAAAATGATTTAATAAACATTATAGAAAAAGGTTAA